Proteins encoded within one genomic window of Episyrphus balteatus chromosome 1, idEpiBalt1.1, whole genome shotgun sequence:
- the LOC129906967 gene encoding putative uncharacterized protein DDB_G0286901 encodes MTVKINFRAIVKTCRVAVNMDSYQQSLRKSNCINKLPEFNGNTNLLIDFLDRVDSLSVVVATFDVNTQTLLLGYIKDKIVGKAKLELQKHEKCSSAKLIDQLRTARVQSSIEDFYQKINHLLSRLNNSYLLDGNQSDEGIITSNKRIALEAFKNNLPEPTKSIVLSRNPKTLYEAYKVITEINHQSFGPNSTGSNQFSRQMNRNSSFNSNRVNNNSSFNSSRVNNTSSFSTNRNNSNSRYNNNSDNTYLRNNGYSRNRQQNNNSSLNFNPRSENRQQTNNNTLNFNNRSENRQNNNFGTNQSSQRLNDSSNQTRRSNRSNNNNNGYEQMDVSFNEANTEPINYPNINQNQNFSPSRPDDYLI; translated from the exons ATGactgttaaaattaatttcagagCTATTGTTAAGACTTGCAGAGTTGCTGTAAATATGGACAGTTATCAACAGAGTTTACGTAAAAGTA actGTATAAATAAATTGCCAGAATTTAATGGTAACACaaatttgttaattgattttttgGACAGAGTAGATTCCTTGTCAGTTGTTGTAGCTACATTTGATGTAAACACTCAAACACTCCTTCTAGGTTACATTAAAGATAAAATTGTTGGAAAAGCAAAACTAGAACTTCAAAAGCATG AGAAATGTTCGTCGGCAAAATTAATAGATCAATTAAGAACAGCCAGAGTACAGTCAAGTATTGaagatttttatcaaaaaataaatcatttgttAAGTAGGCTTAATAACTCATATTTGTTAGACGGCAATCAAAGTGATGAAGGGATTATAACTTCTAATAAAAGAATAGCTCTTGaagcttttaaaaataaccTACCTGAGCCTACAAAATCAATAGTACTCAGTCGAAATCCTAAAACCCTTTACGAAGCCTACAAAGTCATAACTGAAATCAACCATCAAAGTTTCGGTCCCAATTCAACAGGCTCAAATCAATTTTCTAGACAAATGAATAGAAATTCAAGTTTTAATTCGAACCGAGTTAACAATAATTCATCTTTCAATTCGAGCCGAGTAAATAATACTTCATCTTTTAGTACCAATAGGAACAATTCTAACTCTAGATACAATAATAATTCTGACAATACATACTTAAGAAATAATGGATACAGTAGAAATAGACAACAAAATAACAATAGCTCATTAAATTTTAACCCTCGAAGTGAAAATAGACAACAAACCAACAATAACacattaaattttaacaatcgtagtgaaaatagacaaaataataACTTTGGAACTAATCAATCCTCACAAAGATTAAATGATTCTAGCAATCAAACACGTAGGTCAAATAGGtccaacaacaataataatggTTATGAACAAATGGATGTTTCCTTCAACGAGGCTAACACAGAACCAATTAACTACCCAAACATtaaccaaaaccaaaatttttcaccCAGTCGCCCAGACGACTACCTTATATAG